In Natrinema sp. SYSU A 869, the following proteins share a genomic window:
- a CDS encoding RNA-guided endonuclease TnpB family protein — MADDYVRRTAITRLEVTDEQHGLLEDTISEWKCGCQIATDMAWGKCNTKSDIQPLAYDDVREQTDLGSQHAILATHQAAQDITGCIERRSKGKKESKPTFTAPTVKYDTRTMTLFDDDTVSLTTTESRVRCELALPDADDGYQRQYLDLDIWSVTESTLTARDGDYFLHIGFRRPKNDAERNTAEDGTVLGVDLGIENLAVTSTAYFFSGRELTHDLREFEKIRAGLQQTGTRSAHRTLDQSSGRELRYVRDVLHRVSNAIVAETLRYECDVIAFEDLTHIRDRTGASWGHKWAFRTLYEQVEYKAEAVGISVKQVGSAYTSKRCAECGFTADENRPTRNGFRCQKCESEANADYNAAKNIGMRYVRRGQQSSRRTGNSQLALKSGTVTPSGGFTAHPDGFEAEFMDKPHPQQANPSG, encoded by the coding sequence GTGGCAGACGACTACGTGCGTCGGACGGCAATCACTCGTCTCGAAGTCACGGACGAGCAACACGGCCTTCTCGAAGATACTATCTCCGAGTGGAAGTGTGGTTGCCAAATCGCCACCGACATGGCGTGGGGCAAGTGTAACACCAAAAGTGACATACAGCCCCTCGCCTACGACGACGTACGCGAACAGACTGACCTCGGTAGTCAGCACGCGATTCTCGCCACCCACCAGGCCGCCCAAGACATCACCGGCTGTATCGAACGCCGGTCCAAAGGCAAGAAGGAGAGCAAGCCGACCTTTACCGCACCCACGGTGAAGTACGACACCCGGACGATGACGTTGTTTGACGACGATACGGTGTCGCTCACCACAACGGAAAGTCGCGTCCGATGTGAACTTGCTCTGCCCGACGCCGACGATGGCTACCAACGGCAGTACCTCGATTTAGACATATGGAGCGTCACGGAAAGTACGCTCACCGCCCGTGACGGCGACTACTTCTTGCATATCGGCTTCCGCCGACCCAAGAACGATGCTGAGAGGAACACCGCTGAGGACGGAACGGTCCTCGGGGTTGACCTCGGCATCGAAAACCTCGCCGTCACAAGTACCGCCTACTTCTTCAGCGGGCGGGAGTTAACCCACGACCTCCGCGAGTTTGAGAAGATACGCGCCGGACTCCAACAGACCGGGACGCGAAGCGCTCACCGAACGCTTGACCAGTCGAGTGGCCGCGAACTTCGCTACGTCCGCGATGTTCTTCACCGGGTGTCGAACGCCATCGTTGCGGAAACACTCCGGTATGAGTGCGACGTCATCGCGTTCGAGGACTTGACACACATCCGCGACCGAACAGGTGCGTCGTGGGGGCACAAATGGGCGTTCAGAACGCTATATGAACAGGTGGAATACAAAGCCGAAGCAGTCGGCATCTCGGTGAAGCAAGTCGGATCGGCGTACACATCGAAGCGGTGCGCCGAGTGTGGGTTCACGGCAGACGAGAATCGCCCGACTCGTAACGGCTTCCGGTGTCAGAAATGTGAGTCGGAAGCGAACGCGGACTATAATGCAGCGAAGAACATCGGAATGCGGTATGTCCGTCGGGGCCAACAGTCGTCTCGGCGGACGGGCAATAGTCAGCTTGCCCTAAAGTCTGGAACGGTGACGCCGAGCGGCGGATTTACCGCCCACCCGGATGGGTTCGAGGCCGAGTTCATGGACAAGCCCCACCCTCAACAAGCGAACCCGTCAGGGTGA
- a CDS encoding tyrosine-type recombinase/integrase, with protein METSNSGASGGKALENALAECLESKSGNYAENLERVVGQWISYYADRDVRTLEDVSKRTMGQYAAHLSRRVDAGQSDDVDGGIAASTAWTYYNQVSAFLSWAVKWDYLAENPAEKAAAKDELPDRSSSTSGEQQFWQPEQRRAIVTYVDERAREAIDADGMDAFEEVRDRALVTMLAYSGVRGAEVLADSRDDRRNGLRWHSVDLENGVITVLGKSQQKEETALPEQAVEPLRRLKTLLDPPADGWPVFPSRHPPSLYAAIDDAGHDKPDGNPWGYVLETGIEPPSMSTSGARTLLKRLSDEADVPSLDQDDYLTLHGARRGVGEKLYRERGAAAAQRTLRHADPQMTSEMYSHIEASELAEDNTEVFNGE; from the coding sequence ATGGAAACCAGCAATTCCGGCGCTTCAGGGGGAAAAGCCCTCGAAAACGCCCTCGCGGAATGCCTCGAGTCAAAGTCAGGCAACTACGCCGAGAACTTAGAGCGCGTCGTCGGCCAGTGGATCTCCTACTATGCCGATCGGGACGTACGCACGCTCGAGGACGTATCGAAACGAACGATGGGACAGTACGCCGCCCACCTCTCACGGCGCGTCGACGCCGGCCAGTCCGACGACGTCGACGGCGGGATCGCCGCGTCGACCGCATGGACATATTACAATCAAGTCTCGGCGTTCCTCTCGTGGGCCGTCAAGTGGGACTATCTCGCAGAGAATCCTGCGGAGAAAGCTGCCGCGAAAGACGAACTCCCCGATCGCTCCTCAAGTACCAGCGGTGAGCAACAGTTCTGGCAGCCCGAACAGCGCCGGGCGATCGTGACCTACGTCGACGAGCGAGCACGCGAGGCGATCGACGCTGACGGCATGGATGCATTCGAGGAAGTCCGTGATCGAGCGCTCGTGACGATGCTTGCCTACTCCGGCGTCCGTGGGGCCGAAGTGCTCGCGGACTCTCGTGACGATCGCCGCAATGGCCTTCGGTGGCACAGCGTTGACCTCGAGAACGGTGTGATAACCGTCCTCGGGAAGAGCCAGCAGAAAGAGGAGACGGCACTTCCCGAACAGGCGGTCGAACCACTTCGACGGCTCAAGACGCTACTCGACCCACCCGCCGACGGCTGGCCGGTCTTTCCGTCCCGGCACCCGCCGTCGCTGTACGCGGCGATCGACGACGCCGGACACGACAAACCCGACGGCAACCCGTGGGGATACGTCCTTGAGACAGGAATCGAACCGCCATCAATGAGCACGTCCGGTGCTCGCACGCTGTTGAAGAGACTATCGGACGAGGCTGACGTACCAAGCCTCGACCAGGATGACTACCTTACGCTACACGGAGCACGCCGCGGCGTCGGCGAAAAACTCTATCGTGAGCGAGGGGCCGCCGCTGCACAACGAACGTTGCGCCACGCCGACCCACAGATGACCTCAGAAATGTACTCGCACATCGAAGCGAGTGAGCTGGCCGAAGACAATACGGAAGTGTTCAACGGGGAGTGA